In Streptomyces sp. NBC_01231, the sequence CAGGCCTCGCGCAGTCGGGCCGCCTGGTCGGGGTGGGCATCGGAGATGTGCAGCTGGTAGAGGTCCACGTGGTCGGTGCCGAGGCGGGCGAGCGATGCGGTGAGGGCGCTGCGCGCGTGGTCGGGGGAGTCGTCCTGCCCGACCCGGGTCCGGGTGCGCTCGTCGAAGAGGTTGCCCCACTTGGTGGCGAGGACCACGTCGTCCCGGCGCTTGCCGAGGGCCCGGCCGAGGACGCGTTCGCTGTGGCCGGCTCCGTAGGTGTCCGCCGTGTCGAAGAACGTGACGCCCAGATCGAGGGCGCGCCGGATCGCCCGTACGGACTCCTCGTCGTCGACCTTGCCCCAGCCGAGCGGCTGTCCGTCCGGCGACTGCCATTCGCCGCCGATCGCCCAGCAGCCGAAGCCGAGGGCGCTGACCTCGATGCCGCTGCGGCCCAGCGTCCTGGTGGTGGTGCTCTTATTGGCTCCGTTGGTCCTGGTGGTCCCGTTGGTCTCCATGCCCGCGCACGCTAGGAGTTGGAGTGCACACCAACGCAAGCCCCCTGCCGCGGGTTTTTCAGGCCTGGCCGGTCTCGAAGCGGGAGATCCTGCCGTCGTCCGCCACCGTGAACTGCCACTTGGTGCGCATCTCGCCCCAGGTGTCGTTGCTGTAGCGGGCGAGGATCGCGCGGCCGCCCCGGGACTCGTTGTCGACCTCCAGGTGGCCGTGCGTGGAGAAGATCTCCCGGTCGGTCCACTCGTCGAGGTCGCGGTCGAGACCGTCGTCCGCCATGGTCGCGCCGGGGGCGAGGAGCGCCTGGAAGGCGTCGCGGTCATGGGCGTTGACGGCGGTGACGAAGGCCCGTACGACCGGGTCCCTCAGTCTGGCGGTCTGAATCGTCATGCCAGTCACACTCACACCGCTCCCCCGGCTCCGCCACCCGAACGGCAGCCCGGGGGCGCCCGGGAGGTGTGAGGGGTGCGACGGTGGACACGCGGAGGGGGTTGTTTCTCTGCTGACTGTGCTTGTCGGCTGTTTCTGCTGTCTGTTCCAGGAGACATCGTGACCTCATACGACCGACGTGATCTGGGCCTGCTGCTGCTCCGGCTGGGCACCGGCGGGGTGCTGGCCGCGCACGGCGCGCAGAAGCTGTTCGGGTGGTTCGGCGGGCACGGGTTGGAGGGCACCGGCCAGTTCTTCGAGTCCGTCGGGTACGAGCCGGGCAAGGAGAGCGCGGCGGCCGCGGGGCTGGCGGAGGCCGGCGGCGGCACGCTCCTGGCGCTGGGCCTGGCGACCCCGGCGGCCGGTGCGGCGGCGGCCGGCGCCATGACGGGCGCGGCGGCGGTGCACGCGCCCAACGGGTTCTTCAACCAGGGCGGCGGCTACGAGTACGCGGCGTCCCTGGGGCTGATGGCCGCCGGTCTCGCCGTCACCGGGCCCGGCCGGCTCTCCCTGGACCACGCGCTCGGCCACGCCGTCAACCGGAACTGGATGGTTCCGGCGGCGTTCGCGGCGACCGGGCTGGCGACGGCGCTGGTGGTGGGCGCGCGGAACCGGCGACTGCGGAAGCGGGAGGAGGGCGAGCAGCAGGCGTTGTTCGAGGAGACGTTCGACGAGTAGCGGCGACGGGTGAAGCCGGGCAGCCCGCCGCGGACGAAGACGGACGGCCGGCCTCGGACAATGGCGGGCGGCGGGGACTGACGCGGGTGATGGAGTCAGGTGACGGCCGCTGTCGGGGCGGCCCGGCCGCATGGCAAGCTGCCCGCATGACTGATCAGGCCGCCCCGTCGGACGTCCCCGCCGACCTCTGGTCCACCATCGACGACCTGTACGCCTGGCTCGACGCCAACAGTCCTGTCGACGGCCAGGCGGGCCTGCTGCTGCGCATGCTGAAACTGTCGGAGGAGGTCGGCGAGGTCTCCGAGGCGGTGATCGGGGCGCTCGGCCAGAACCCCCGCAAGGGCGTCTCGCACACCTGGGAGGACGTCCAGGGCGAGCTGTGCGACGTGGTGATCACCGCTCTGGTGGCCCTGCGCACACTCACCCCGGACACCCGTGACGTCTTCACCCGGCACCTGGCCCGGTTGCGGGAACGCTCGCTGGGCTCTCCGTCCGCAGCCTGAGCACCGTGCCCTCGCCGTTGGCCGACAGCAACAGGGAGCCGTCCCGGTCGGCGGCGAGGCCGGCGAAGCGGCGGGCCCAGCCCGGCATACCGCCCGCGAACAGGGCGGGCTCGGTCACGGGGACGACCCCAGGGGGTGGGCCGACCGGCAGGTCCTCGGCCTCGGTCCGGCGCTCCCCCGTGGTCAGGGAGACGGACGTCAGCCTGCGGTGCGCGGTCTCCACCGTGAACAGCTCGCCCTCCAGGACCGTGATTCCCTGCGGTGCCCCGAGCCCGTCCGCGAGGACCGTGGTGGTCCCGTCCTCCTCGATCCGCAGCACCGCCCCGCGCCCTTCGTCGCTCACATAGCAGCGCCCCTCCGCGTCGAAGGCCACGTCCACGGGGTGGTCGAGTCCTTCGGCCCGCACGGTGAGGGTGTCGGCGTCGTCGAGGGCCACCACCCGGCCGGCGTCCGCCTCGGCGACGACGAGTGATCCGTCCGGCGCCACCGCGATGCCGAGCGGCCTGCGCAGTCCCTGGGCCCGTTGCCGGGTGGTCCCGGAGGCGGGGTCGTGGGTGCGGACCTCGCCGTACTGCGAGGTGTGGTGCAGCAGGCCGCCGTCTGCGGCGACACCGTGGGCGAAGGGCAGCAGGGAGAGGGTGGTCACCCCGGCCGGTTCCAAGCCGTCGGCACCGCTGCTCGGCTCGCCCTCGTGGGAGAGTGCCGGGCTCGCCAGCCGGTAGTGGTCGGCCGCGTACACGGTCCCGCCGAGGTCGACCGTGACGCCGTAGGGGCCGTCGAAGCCGCGGGGGACGATCTCGCGGGTACGGCCGTCGGGGTGCAGTTCAGTGATGCCGCCGCCCGCGTAGCTGGAGACGAACATGCGGTTCTCGGTGTCGAAGGCCGCGTTGTCCAGGCCCTTCAGGCCGCTGGTGACGAGGGTGCGGGTCCCGGAGCCGTGCAGGTCGACCCGGGTGACGATGCCCTCGACACCCCGGGACAGGACGTGCAGGACACCGCCCTGGTCGAAGCGGACGGCGACCGGCTGGTGCACGTCCTCGGCGACCAGCTCGGGCCCGCCGCCGTCCGGGGGGATCCGCCAGACCTGGTTGGTGATCATGTGCGGGTAGTACAGGTGGCCGTCCGGGCCACGCTGCATCGCGTTGCCGAGAGCGAGGCCCTCGGTGAGGACGACCGGATCGCCGCCGTCCGGAAAGAGCTCCAGCAGCCGGCCGTCGGGCTTCATCTCGTTGACGAAGAGCCGGTCGCCCACGCAGGTGATGCCGTTGGGGTTGATGACGTCGTCGGAGACAAGGGTGTACGTCCCGTCAGGGGTGCGGCGCCACACCCGGCCGGGGACCAGGTCGGCGATGTACATCGAGCCGTCCGCGCCGAAGGCGAGGTCGTCCGGTGACTGGACCGGGCCGTCCATCGGCACGATCACGTCGAGGTCCCCGGTGGCGATGTCGAGGGCGCTGATCCGCCCGGCCAGGAACTCGGCGACGTACAGGCGCCCGTCGGGGCCGAAGGCGACTCCGTTGGAACCCCACAGCGGGTTCGGCGGGCCGAGGCGGCTCGCCCGCCAACGGGCGCTGGTGGGGCGGTGGGAGCCGGTGTCGTCGAAGCGGCTGGGGCGCACGGCCGGGGCGCTCATTCGGCACCGGCCAGGACGTCGTCGAGGCCGCCGTCCCGGCGCCAGCGGGCCAGCAGTTCGTGGAAGACGACCGGTCCGTCGCCGAACTGCTCGCTGCGCTCCCGGGGCCGGCCCTCGTTGTTGTAGTAGCCGGGCGTGCACTCGGCGTGGAACCGGTAGAGGTCGGGCGCCTTCTGACGGATCGTCGCCACCCACTCGCCCTCGGCCTCGGCGCTCGGCTCGACGTACGCGGCTCCCCGTTCGTGCGCCTCGGCGACGACCGCGGCGATGTGCGTGGCCTGTTCGTCGAGGATGTGGACGAAGTTGACGGCGGACGCGTTCTGCATCGGGCCGAGCTGGAAGAGGTTGGGGAAGCCGTGGGTGTAGAGGCCGTGCAGGGTGCGCGGGCCGCCCTGCCGCCAGGCGTCCCCGAGGGCGAGTCCGCCGCGGCCGTACGCGGGCAGCTGTCCGGAGAGCAGGCCCGAGACGCCGACGGCGAACCCGGTCGCGAAGATGACGCAGTCCACCTCGTACTCCACTGAGCCCACGACGACGGCGGTCTCGGTGATCCGCTCGACGCCGTGGGAGTCGGCGGTGTCGACGAGGGTGACGTCGGGCCGGTTGAAGGCCTGGAGGTAGTGGTCGCTGAACGTGGGCCGCTTGCACATGTAGCGGTACCAGGGCTTCAGCTTCGCCGCGGTCTCCGGGTCCTCGACGACGTCCGCCACCCGGTCGCGGATCTCGTTCATCTTCTGGAAGTCGGCGATCTCGTAGGCCCGTTCGCGTTCCTCGGCCGGGACGTCGGTATAGGCGTTGGTCGGAATGAGTTTCTCCTGGAGCCGGGCGCTGCTGGTCCAGGAGTCGTTCACCAGGTCCTGGTCCGTGCGGACCCCGGTGACGACCTTGAGGAAGTTGTCCCGGCGCTCGCGCTGCCAGCCCGGCTTCAGGGAGTGGGCCCATTCCGGGTCGGTGGGGCGGTTGTCGCGTACGTCGACGGAGGAGGGCGTGCGCTGGAAGACGTACAGGTGGCGGGAGTCGGCGGCGAGGTGGGGCACCACCTGGATGGCGGTGGCGCCGGTGCCGATGAGGGCGACGCGCTTGTCGGCGAGCCCGGTCAGTCCGCCGTCGGCATCGCCGCCGGTGTAGGCGTAGTCCCAGCGGCTGGTGTGGAAGGTGTGGCCCTTGAAGGACCCGATCCCGGGGATGCCGGGCAGCTTGGGCTGGCTGAGGGTGCCGCTGGAGACCACGACGTAGCGGGCCCGGATGCGGTCGCCGCGGTCGGTGGCGACCAGCCACTCCAACTGGTCCTCGTCCCAGCGCAGTTCGGTCGCGCAGGTCTGGAAGCAGGCCTCCTCGTAGAGCCCGAAGTGGCGGCCGATCGCCCGCGCATGCTGCCGGATCTCCTCCCCCGGCGCGTAGCGCCACTTCGGGACGTAGCCGACCTCCTCCAGCAGGGGCAGGTAGATGTACGACTCGATGTCGCAGTGGATGCCCGGGTAGCGGTTCCAGTACCAGGTGCCGCCGAAGTCGCCGCCCTTCTCGATCACTCGGATCGACTCCACACCGGCCTGACGCAGCCGTGCGGCGGCGAGCAGACCGCCGAACCCGCCCCCGACGATCACCGCCTCCACCCGGTCGTGCAGGGGCTCGCGGGTGAACTCCCGGTCGGCGTGCGGGTCTTCGTCGTAGGACTCGAACTCGCCGGCGACGCCTTGGTACTGGCCGCTGCCGTCGGGGCGGATACGGCGGTCGCGTTCGGCGCGGTACCTGGCGCGCAGGGCCTCGGGGTCGAAGCCCAGGTCACTCGGGTCAGGGAGGGAGGGGGTGGGGGGAACCGGCATGTCTCTCCTCGGTCGCGGGTGTCTTCACTCTACTTAGTGTTTGCCTGACTCAAGTAACCGTATTTTTCGCCGTGTTCGGCCGGATCCGCTCGTTCGATCCGCGCGCCCTCATCAAGCGCTGCCGAGCGGTATCGAGCGGTTTCGCTGCGGCTGCGCGCGGTCAAGCCGGTGTCCAGTGGGCGTTGCCAGACTCGGGGCGGCGCGGCGGCTGCGGATGCCGTCGGCGATCCGGAGTGATGCAGATGCTTCCGTCACCCGACGCGGAGACCGAAGCCGAGACGCCGACGCGGGTGGCCCGGCGCTGGCCGCTCACCGTGCTGCGGGC encodes:
- a CDS encoding nuclear transport factor 2 family protein: MTIQTARLRDPVVRAFVTAVNAHDRDAFQALLAPGATMADDGLDRDLDEWTDREIFSTHGHLEVDNESRGGRAILARYSNDTWGEMRTKWQFTVADDGRISRFETGQA
- a CDS encoding DoxX family membrane protein: MTSYDRRDLGLLLLRLGTGGVLAAHGAQKLFGWFGGHGLEGTGQFFESVGYEPGKESAAAAGLAEAGGGTLLALGLATPAAGAAAAGAMTGAAAVHAPNGFFNQGGGYEYAASLGLMAAGLAVTGPGRLSLDHALGHAVNRNWMVPAAFAATGLATALVVGARNRRLRKREEGEQQALFEETFDE
- a CDS encoding MazG-like family protein, giving the protein MTDQAAPSDVPADLWSTIDDLYAWLDANSPVDGQAGLLLRMLKLSEEVGEVSEAVIGALGQNPRKGVSHTWEDVQGELCDVVITALVALRTLTPDTRDVFTRHLARLRERSLGSPSAA
- a CDS encoding NAD(P)/FAD-dependent oxidoreductase → MPVPPTPSLPDPSDLGFDPEALRARYRAERDRRIRPDGSGQYQGVAGEFESYDEDPHADREFTREPLHDRVEAVIVGGGFGGLLAAARLRQAGVESIRVIEKGGDFGGTWYWNRYPGIHCDIESYIYLPLLEEVGYVPKWRYAPGEEIRQHARAIGRHFGLYEEACFQTCATELRWDEDQLEWLVATDRGDRIRARYVVVSSGTLSQPKLPGIPGIGSFKGHTFHTSRWDYAYTGGDADGGLTGLADKRVALIGTGATAIQVVPHLAADSRHLYVFQRTPSSVDVRDNRPTDPEWAHSLKPGWQRERRDNFLKVVTGVRTDQDLVNDSWTSSARLQEKLIPTNAYTDVPAEERERAYEIADFQKMNEIRDRVADVVEDPETAAKLKPWYRYMCKRPTFSDHYLQAFNRPDVTLVDTADSHGVERITETAVVVGSVEYEVDCVIFATGFAVGVSGLLSGQLPAYGRGGLALGDAWRQGGPRTLHGLYTHGFPNLFQLGPMQNASAVNFVHILDEQATHIAAVVAEAHERGAAYVEPSAEAEGEWVATIRQKAPDLYRFHAECTPGYYNNEGRPRERSEQFGDGPVVFHELLARWRRDGGLDDVLAGAE